Proteins from a genomic interval of Zingiber officinale cultivar Zhangliang chromosome 1B, Zo_v1.1, whole genome shotgun sequence:
- the LOC121984336 gene encoding uncharacterized protein LOC121984336: MTMTWARVGKSAQGLAARSLLLCFTVFLALKIDKSLSFCWWFVFVPLWLFHVAIARHRFSLPAPLLPHGRQWAPCHAVVATPLLVSFELLICIYLENIDAGSKPVMDLKVVFLPLLAFEITVLIDNFRTCRNLIPADEEPVCSEVIYETLPHFWVAISMVFLVATTSFVLLKLCGDVDALGWWELFITLGIAESFAFLVCTKWLNPLLHRSFLIGDASSPSTIDGYHSLISGLPSSMERHNEDRVCGLQDIGSHVMKVPVVVFQILLCMRLEGTPPAAKDIPIVQLFSLIYIVQGLGILFATWRLLEKLFILLRRGSLPVRYDTMSRKAYNLFASIHHGSRLLGWWCTDERSKEEQAYLVSAGSNGYDTFCGYSPDVVKKMTKKDLTQEVWRLQAALGEQTEISNCAQKEYEKFQNEKVLCRICFEEEICVVLIPCRHHILCKSCSEKCNKCPVCRVVIEEWMQLCQV, translated from the exons atgacCATGACGTGGGCCAGGGTGGGGAAGTCGGCGCAAGGATTGGCAGCGCGCTCTCTCCTACTCTGCTTCACTGTCTTTCTCGCTCTCAAGATCGACAAATCCCTTTCCTTCTGCTGGTG GTTTGTTTTTGTTCCTCTATGGTTGTTTCATGTGGCTATCGCACGGCATAGATTCTCCTTACCCGCTCCATTATTACCCCATGGTCGCCAG TGGGCTCCTTGTCATGCTGTTGTTGCAACGCCATTGCTTGTTTCATTTGAGCTACTTATTTGCATTTACCTCGAGAACATTGATG CTGGTAGCAAACCAGTCATGGACTTAAAAGTTGTCTTTCTTCCCCTTTTGGCTTTTGAGATCACGGTCCTTATCGACAATTTCAG GACATGCAGGAATTTGATCCCAGCAGACGAAGAACCCGTGTGCAGTGAAGTTATTTACGAAACACTTCCA CACTTTTGGGTTGCGATCTCAATGGTGTTTTTGGTAGCCACTACTTCTTTCGTGCTTCTTAAGCTATGTG GAGATGTTGATGCCTTAGGGTGGTGGGAGTTATTTATCACCTTAGG CATTGCAGAATCCTTTGCCTTTCTTGTTTGTACAAAGTGGCTTAATCCACTATTGCATAGATCATTCCTCATTGGTGATGCAAGTTCGCCCTCTACGATAGATGGATATCATAGTTTGATCAGTGGCCTTCCCTCTTCTATGGAAAGACATAATGAAGATAGAGTATGTGGCTTGCAAGATATAGGAAGCCATGTGATGAAAGTTCCAGTTGTAGTTTTTCAAATTCTCTTGTGCATGCGTTTAGAG GGGACACCGCCTGCTGCTAAAGATATTCCTATTGTTCAACTTTTCTCGCTCATATATATAGTGCAAGGCCTTGGAATCTTATTTGCCACATGGAGATTGTTGGAGAAGCTCTTCATTTTGCTAAGGAGGGGATCACTTCCAGTAAGATATGATACAATGTCAAGGAAAGCATACAATTTATTTGCAAGCATCCATCATGGTTCAAG GCTACTTGGTTGGTGGTGTACCGATGAAAGAAGCAAAGAAGAGCAAGCATATCTAGTTTCCGCTGGGTCCAATGG ATACGATACCTTTTGTGGCTATTCTCCTGATGTGGTGAAGAAAATGACCAAGAAAGATCTCACTCAAGAG GTTTGGCGACTTCAAGCGGCTTTGGGAGAACAAACTGAAATCTCAAATTGTGCTCAAAAGGAGTATGAAAAATTCCAAAAT GAGAAGGTTCTTTGTAGGATTTGCTTCGAGGAGGAGATCTGTGTTGTCCTTATTCCCTGtcggcaccacatactatgcaa GTCCTGCTCTGAGAAGTGTAATAAATGTCCCGTTTGTCGTGTTGTCATTGAGGAATGGATGCAGCTATGTCAAGTATGA
- the LOC121984342 gene encoding thioredoxin-like 4, chloroplastic, giving the protein MSSCSFFPVSRLSRRPRSSLDCFFMIPKSPIGRQDSILVRARAAQIRFRHSHEQSLVLKQRNNLPLNVVTDSQIGSGGGEAEEEEEDVCPVDCVREFKTEDEFSRIMERAKAAGALVVVDFYRTSCGSCKYIEQGFAKLCKCAGDRQAEPEVVFLKHNVIDEYDEQSEVAERLRIRAVPLFHFYKNGVLLEAFPTRDKERIVAAILKYTSSA; this is encoded by the exons ATGAGTTCTTGCTCTTTTTTCCCTGTCAGCAGACTCTCCCGCCGTCCAAGATCATCGTTGGATTGCTTCTTTATGATTCCAAAATCTCCAATCGGGCGTCAAGATTCCATTTTGGTTCGTGCAAGAGCTGCCCAAATCAGATTCCGTCACTCCCACGAGCAAAGCTTGGTACTGAAGCAGAGGAACAATCTCCCATTGAACGTCGTTACGGATTCCCAAATCGGCAGTGGCGGCGGAgaagcggaggaggaggaggaggatgtttGCCCGGTAGACTGCGTGAGGGAGTTCAAGACGGAGGATGAGTTCTCGAGGATCATGGAGAGGGCCAAGGCGGCGGGGGCGCTCGTGGTGGTAGACTTCTACCGCACCTCCTGCGGCAGCTGCAAGTACATCGAGCAGGGCTTCGCCAAGCTGTGCAAGTGTGCTGGCGATCGCCAGGCGGAGCCGGAGGTGGTCTTCTTGAAGCACAAT GTTATTGATGAATATGATGAGCAATCAGAGGTTGCAGAACGGCTGAGAATAAGG GCAGTGCCACTGTTTCACTTCTATAAAAATGGAGTGCTGCTGGAAGCATTTCCAACCAGAGACAAGGAGAGGATTGTAGCTGCCATTCTCAAATACACTTCTTCGGCATAA